One Gigantopelta aegis isolate Gae_Host chromosome 1, Gae_host_genome, whole genome shotgun sequence genomic region harbors:
- the LOC121371708 gene encoding thymidylate kinase-like: MSVAIANAKPRGSLIVFEGCDRTGKTTQSEKLVDRLKQDGIETQLMKTPDRKSETGKLIDRFLHNEIELEKHAAQLIFAANRWEKIPEIKSLLSSGTTVVIDRYVASGVAYGAAMGLPVKWCSQNNVGHPEPDLVVYLKLSAEAASKRKGYGEERFEKEKIQQQIANTFDDLKEDSWKIIDGDKSVEDIHAQIDNIAKQVIEESKFKELGTLE; the protein is encoded by the exons ATGTCGGTCGCAATAGCAAACGCAAAACCAAGGGGATCTTTGATCGTTTTTGAGGGATGTGACAGAACCGGTAAAACCACACAGTCTGAGAAACTTGTGGATAGACTAAAACAAGATGGGATAGAAACGCAACTGATGAAGACAccag ACAGAAAAAGTGAAACTGGAAAACTGATCGACCGTTTCCTTCATAATGAGATTGAACTCGAAAAACATGCAGCTCAGCTTATTTTTGCTGCCAACAGATGGGAAAAAAT accAGAAATTAAGAGTTTGTTATCCAGTGGAACTACAGTGGTTATAGACAGATACGTCGCCTCTGGAGTGGCCTATGGAGCAGCAATG GGCTTACCGGTAAAGTGGTGTTCTCAAAATAACGTTGGCCACCCAGAGCCGGACCTAGTTGTCTACCTTAAACTGAGCGCAGAGGCTGCTTCCAAGCGGAAAGGTTATGGGGAAGAGAGATTCGAGAAGGAGAAAATCCAACAGCAAATAGCAAACACCTTTGACGACCTCAAGGAAGATTCATGGAAG ATCATAGATGGAGACAAAAGCGTAGAAGATATTCACGCTCAAATAGACAACATTGCGAAACAGGTGATCGAAGAATCGAAATTTAAAGAACTTGGAACGCtggaatga